From one Rhineura floridana isolate rRhiFlo1 chromosome 4, rRhiFlo1.hap2, whole genome shotgun sequence genomic stretch:
- the LOC133383223 gene encoding uncharacterized protein LOC133383223 translates to MLSDSSKSSLLGSFRKHFHSLMGKCSKLWSKQNQSAQIAEYIYVQCGVYLKVPNKTRWNSTFYELKQLHELLSTVPLKMNAIMDQCSLYRITTAETVVVQEYTEIMGPLAQSLDTLQQENGMFMGYLLPMLYNLDHKLDELENKPVRYTYCFQLLRGVHEALRKQFAAFWEDKRLLLAACLHPRFKLEWLESRQATTHTNKHTMEALLKAEIKMGALNEDRDQSSDKDQEGNDLENDFFNIERQWTLLMRNC, encoded by the exons atgctttctgactcctccaaaagtagtcttcttggttctttcagGAAACactttcattccttgatgggaaagtgcagcaagttgtggtccaagcagaaccagtcagcacagattgctgagtacatcTATgtacaatgtggtgtgtatctgaaggtaccgaacaagaccaggtggaattccaccttttatgagttgaagcaactacatgagctcctgtcaactgtgccactaaaaatgaatgccataatggaccagtgCTCCTTGTACAGGATCACAACTGCTGAGACTGTAGTGGTGCAGGAATATACAGAGATCATggggccactagcccagtccctagacaccctgcaacaggagaacggcatgttcatggggtatttgctaccaatgctctacaatctggaccacaagttagatgagctggaaaacaaacctgtgaggtacacatactgttttcagctgctgagaggtgtgcatgaagccctaagaaagcagtttgcagctttctgggaggacaagaggcttcttctggcagcctgcctacaccctcgcttcaaactagagtggctggaatcgcgccaggcaaccacccataccaacaa acacacaatggaagccttgttgaaagctgaaataaagatgggtgcacttAATGAGGACCGTGATCAAtcttcagacaaagaccaggaaggaaatgatttggaaaatgacttctttaacattGAGCgccagtggacactgctgatgaggaattgttga